One stretch of Lodderomyces beijingensis strain CBS 14171 genome assembly, chromosome: 3 DNA includes these proteins:
- a CDS encoding mitochondrial 37S ribosomal protein mS33, with amino-acid sequence MSSIIKSLPSKERLAQAKRLSFRIFDQHWNPTGKRNPAKILTAPLRGPEVVKYYGDNSSVPTFQDFKKWFPELNLIDPREAHRTFMVQDRKRRNKGAPKKKKS; translated from the coding sequence ATGTCGAGCATCATTAAGTCCTTGCCGTCAAAGGAACGTCTAGCACAGGCGAAAAGGCTAAGTTTCCGGATATTCGATCAACACTGGAATCCCACAGGGAAAAGGAATCCGGCAAAAATTTTGACAGCGCCTTTGCGAGGACCAGAAGTTGTTAAATACTACGGCGATAATAGCTCGGTGCCCACGTTTCAGGATTTCAAGAAATGGTTTCCCGAATTGAATTTGATTGACCCGAGAGAGGCCCATCGGACTTTTATGGTTCAGGataggaaaagaaggaataAAGGTGctccaaagaagaaaaaatcgTGA